The DNA segment CGAGGGGCTCGCCGTTGCGCGCCTTGATGCCGTAGCGGTTGTTGAGGGTGACGACGCCGATGTACTTCAGCAGCTCGTCGTTCTGCGGGTCGAGCACGTCGGCGAGGGCGTCGAGGTCGAACAGCTCGGGGAAGCGCGAGTCGAGAAGCACCTCGTCGACGCCGCGGCGGATGTAGTCGGCGAAGTGGGCGCGGTGCAGCTCGCGCAGCTCGGCGGCGTTCTCGTAGTCGCCGAGAACGCGCTTGTAGATGGTCTTGAGCAGCAGGCGCGCGGCGACGACGTCGAAGGCGGGGTCGTCCTTGACGTTCTGCAGGGCGACCTGGATCACCGCCTCGTCGAGCTGCTGGGTGGTGATGCCGTCGAACAGCGTCAGCTCGAGCTCGCTCGCGATCTGCGTGACCCACGCGACCTGGTCGGGCAGGCCCTCGGCCGCGCGCTCGATCGCCAGGTTGATCTTGTTGGCGTCGTACGGCTCACGGCTTCCATCGCGCTTCACCACGGTGATGCTGCTCACGTGCCCACTCTCCCTCTCGGGGCCTCGCCGGCCCTGGTCTCTCGCGGCCGTGCTCAGCCGCCTGCTGTCGGAAAAAGCCCGGAAATCCGGGCCTGCTGCGCTGATCCCCTCGCGCGGCTCCATCACTATATATCGGGGGTCTGACAAAGTTCCCACCCAATATGTAGTGGGCGTGTCGTCCCCAGCTGTGCATAACTCCGCCGACTTCTCCACAGCCTGTGGGCAACCTCCGACACCCCGCGGGCCGTAGGCTGAAACCCTTGTGAGCGGCTACCGAGACCTGTTGAGAACGCCCGGCGTGGCGCGCATCATCGCTGCCCAATTGACGGCCCGCGTGCCCTCCGGGATGCTCTCGCTCGCCTTCCTGATCCACATCGAGCGCATCTTCGACTCGTACGGCGCCGCCGGGCTCGTGCTCGCCGCCACGAGCGTCGGCCAGGCCGTCGCCGGCCCCCTCACCAGCCGCTGGATGGGCCGCTTCGGGATGCGCCCGGTGCTCATCGTGACCCTCATCATCTGCGCGGCCGGGGTCTTCGTCATCGCGTTCCTCCTGCTGCCGCTGTGGGCGTACATGCTGGTGGGCCTCATCGTCGGCCTCGCCACCCCGCCGATCCAGCCCGCGGTGCGCACCATCTACCCGAAGATGGTCTCCGGCCGGCAACTGACCCCCCTGTTCTCGCTCGACGCCTCGGCACAGGAGATCATCTGGGTCACCGGCCCGTTCATCACCGTGGTGCTGGCGACCCAGTTCTCCCCCGTCGCCGCGCTGAGCGTCGCCGGCGCGTTCATGGTCGGCGGCGGCATCTGGTTCATCGCCTCTCCCGAGGTCGGCAAGGTGCGGATTCCGCCGAGCCGCCGGAAGCTCGGCATGGTGCT comes from the Microcella frigidaquae genome and includes:
- a CDS encoding MFS transporter, whose protein sequence is MSGYRDLLRTPGVARIIAAQLTARVPSGMLSLAFLIHIERIFDSYGAAGLVLAATSVGQAVAGPLTSRWMGRFGMRPVLIVTLIICAAGVFVIAFLLLPLWAYMLVGLIVGLATPPIQPAVRTIYPKMVSGRQLTPLFSLDASAQEIIWVTGPFITVVLATQFSPVAALSVAGAFMVGGGIWFIASPEVGKVRIPPSRRKLGMVLKNRAVVLSTVGGFLLIGSAASIEVGVVAVFGEGGTEAGILFGLWAIASLVGGLSMGHLPIGPWAMANRFAIVVVGMLLAPFALEFWWLALALIVAGIGIAPVLAVMFAIVSASVKFSETAEAYGWLGTGQLIGAALGSAIAGFLIDGFGAIGGFWAAIAFAVIGMLVAILFRGWHPDLRGRDASPLPDTEPVETVS